One genomic window of Mauremys mutica isolate MM-2020 ecotype Southern chromosome 5, ASM2049712v1, whole genome shotgun sequence includes the following:
- the LOC123370759 gene encoding uncharacterized protein LOC123370759 produces MAWHQGLSNPIPDFNIHLYDEQGKVTTGRKRGGQRNAPATWGQVKNLANQAEQLLEKTGQEKTAENYMMALIASLNANSVLLLTIIIFSLTTVPTEGGPIVTGGVHLNIWEVFAKTLNQSTFCLTEQRAVGEVLGSCLIPVCHNPKDINNDTWFYNSLEQNSTLRELGYPGYHNWGDRLTHKPRFAVTLLTPHVASFNVSCARMVNCTKKTCIQFPKGNFNCSSMVNISYMYEYLQLPRGWFWSCPGYTFNYIPANISHETPCCLSRLSLVLPQKETKGTPLTKTKRSVFLDESCDSHAALISKAEYVALAVSLVGVPGLAARNSKNINALACSAVKALNTTSKALALLNEEQGELRHGLLQNRAAIDYLLMQHHYGCEKLDGMCCFNLSNNEKAVHNQIVKLHNLTKEVTMDVGFSGFWDWLTGWLPDLSWLKQMFAYVIVIAAGLIVCCCILQCIPSLISLFVHGCPWQRLNTKQSIHYACKLLKNKKGEM; encoded by the coding sequence ATGGCGTGGCATCAGGGACTGAGCAACCCCATCCCTGACTTCAACATACACTTATATGATGAACAAGGAAAAGTAACAACGGGCCGAAAACGAGGGGGCCAGCGAAAtgcacctgccacatggggccaagtAAAGAACCTAGCTAATCAGGCTGAACAACTGTTGGAAAAAACAGGACAAGAGAAAACGGCAGAGAACTATATGATGGCATTAATAGCCTCCTTAAATGCCAATTCTGTActtttgttaacaataattattttcagtttaactaCTGTCCCTACGGAAGGGGGACCGATAGTGACTGGGGGGGTTCATCTTAATATATGGGAGGTATTTGCAAAGACTTTAAACCAAAGTACCTTCTGCTTAACGGAGcagagggcggtgggggaggtgctAGGATCTTGCCTAATACCAGTATGCCATAATCCCAAAGACATCAACAATGATACATGGTTTTATAATTCTCTAGAACAAAATTCTACCCTTAGGGAATTAGGGTACCCCGGGTACCATAATTGGGGAGATCGACTAACGCACAAACCGCGTTTTGCCGTTACCCTGTTAACACCGCATGTTGCTAGTTTTAATGTTAGTTGTGCTAGAATGGTTAATTGTACCAAAAAGACTTGTATTCAATTCCCAAAAGGGAACTTCAATTGCTCAAGTATGGTTAATATATCATATATGTATGAGTACCTACAATTGCCAAGGGGCTGGTTCTGGTCCTGCCCCGGATATACCTTTAACTACATTCCAGCCAACATCAGTCATGAAACTCCATGCTGTCTTAGTAGGCTGTCTTTGGTTTTGCCTCAAAAGGAAACTAAGGGTACACCACTTACTAAAACAAAACGGAGTGTATTCCTTGATGAAAGCTGTGATAGTCACGCGGCCCTAATTAGTAAGGCCGAATACGTTGCGCTGGCCGTATCCCTGGTTGGGGTGCCCGGTCTGGCGGCACGAAACAGTAAAAACATTAACGCCTTAGCCTGCTCGGCAGTAAAAGCCTTAAATACAACTTCTAAAGCTCTAGCCTTGTTAAATGAGGAACAGGGCGAATTAAGACATGGACTTTTGCAAAACAGAGCGGCCATAGATTATCTTTTAATGCAACATCATTatgggtgtgaaaaattggaTGGTATGTGTTGCTTTAACCTAAGCAATAATGAAAAAGCAGTGCACAACCAAATTGTAAAGCTACATAATTTAACAAAAGAAGTTACTATGGATGTTGGTTTTTCAGGATTCTGGGACTGGCTTACTGGATGGCTGCCAGACCTATCCTGGCTAAAGCAAATGTTTGCATATGTTATTGTTATAGCTGCAGGATTAATAGTTTGTTGCTGCATATTACAGTGTATTCCTTCACTTATTAGCCTATTTGTCCATGGCTGCCCTTGGCAACGACTTAATACAAAACAGAGCATTCATTATGcctgcaaattgcttaaaaacaaaaagggggagatgtag